One stretch of Schlesneria sp. DSM 10557 DNA includes these proteins:
- a CDS encoding serine hydrolase domain-containing protein: MTKSLRTIHPQRWQSVADLADHWCKTNVLPCLSVATGTTSVISGRFHKGRFHEHTAPAFKADPIFLIASITKPVVATAALLLIERGQLTLADRVTDYIPEFGRNSKHGVELRHLLTHTSGLPDMLPDNQELRQAHASLQRFVERTCEEPLAFSPGRGVLYQSMGFAVLGEIIARVSGKSCAQFIQEELFQPIGMQDSALGAPDEWYEGQSANMLRVTPCVVPESQASGTEWNWNSRYWRQLGAPWGGMLTTAKDLSLFAQFLLRRGITRSGERLLSPAAIDAATRNQLQSMRDVPDEERRCRPWGLGWRLNWPAHSANFGDLLGPRTFGHWGATGTVLWIDPDAEIFALILTTLPQEPSGKYLSRLSNTIAAAWQ, from the coding sequence ATGACCAAATCTCTCCGGACGATCCATCCTCAACGCTGGCAGTCTGTCGCCGACCTGGCCGATCATTGGTGCAAGACGAACGTCCTGCCGTGCCTTTCGGTTGCGACGGGGACCACCAGCGTGATTTCAGGGCGCTTCCATAAGGGTCGATTTCACGAGCACACGGCCCCGGCTTTTAAAGCCGATCCCATTTTCCTGATTGCCTCCATCACGAAACCTGTCGTAGCCACAGCCGCGCTGCTGCTCATCGAACGAGGCCAGCTTACCCTGGCTGACCGAGTCACCGACTACATTCCCGAGTTTGGACGGAATTCCAAGCACGGTGTCGAGCTGCGGCATCTGCTGACCCACACATCCGGTTTACCCGACATGCTGCCCGACAATCAGGAGCTGCGACAGGCACATGCCAGCCTTCAGCGGTTTGTCGAACGAACGTGCGAAGAACCACTCGCCTTCTCACCGGGACGGGGTGTTCTCTATCAGAGCATGGGCTTCGCGGTTCTGGGTGAAATCATCGCTCGTGTCAGCGGCAAAAGCTGTGCACAGTTTATTCAGGAAGAACTCTTCCAGCCGATCGGGATGCAGGATTCGGCGCTCGGAGCCCCGGATGAATGGTACGAAGGTCAGTCCGCGAACATGCTACGTGTCACCCCTTGTGTGGTACCGGAATCTCAGGCATCGGGAACCGAATGGAACTGGAACAGTCGCTACTGGCGGCAATTAGGGGCTCCCTGGGGAGGAATGTTAACGACTGCTAAAGACCTGTCGCTGTTTGCACAGTTCCTGCTGCGGCGAGGTATCACGCGATCGGGGGAGCGGCTCTTGTCACCTGCAGCCATCGACGCCGCCACCCGGAATCAGCTTCAATCGATGCGAGACGTTCCCGATGAGGAACGTCGCTGCCGCCCCTGGGGGCTGGGATGGCGTCTCAACTGGCCCGCTCACAGTGCCAACTTCGGAGACCTGCTTGGCCCACGCACCTTCGGACACTGGGGGGCAACGGGGACCGTGCTGTGGATCGACCCGGACGCGGAAATCTTTGCTCTGATCCTGACGACTCTGCCCCAGGAACCCTCGGGCAAGTATCTCTCTCGGCTTTCCAACACGATTGCTGCAGCCTGGCAATAG
- a CDS encoding GspE/PulE family protein, with amino-acid sequence MSPNIGMSPVNGSHASNPVPQTNPTLAEKFIQSAPQVPPTHPKYATELVATTLKGACEAGASDIHFTVGASEMEILWRIDGVLQSVATIPKAVAPNVIARLKVLAELLTYRTDVPQEGRLRESVADVEMRLSTFPTLYGEKGVVRLFATSEQYRWPSDLGLPEDLLEELLDLLHETSGAILVTGPAGSGKTTTAYACLRELQRVAGNGKSLVTLEDPIESVLPGVSQSPVNRTAGFDYATGLRSLMRQDPDVILVGEIRDRETAETVFQACLTGHLVISTFHSGRAAESISRLSDMGIEPYLVRTGLRAIIGQRLFRRLCDCAVWSDVEADRLGLTTRAVRIPQGCSRCNGTGYRGRLLLAELLRPDLKEVGRVILNRGDATEIQETAEQHGFLSINQRATHAVTKGWTSPAEVRRVLGFRDR; translated from the coding sequence ATGTCTCCCAATATTGGCATGAGCCCCGTAAATGGAAGCCACGCTTCTAACCCGGTGCCACAGACGAACCCGACGCTGGCAGAAAAGTTCATCCAGAGTGCTCCGCAAGTTCCCCCCACGCATCCGAAGTACGCGACGGAACTGGTTGCGACGACGTTAAAAGGGGCGTGCGAGGCGGGAGCCAGTGATATCCACTTCACGGTCGGTGCCTCGGAGATGGAGATTCTCTGGCGGATTGACGGGGTCCTCCAGTCGGTAGCGACGATTCCCAAAGCCGTTGCACCCAACGTGATCGCCCGGCTGAAAGTTCTGGCCGAACTGCTGACCTATCGCACGGATGTGCCTCAGGAAGGGAGACTGCGCGAGTCTGTGGCGGACGTCGAGATGCGACTGAGCACCTTTCCGACGCTGTACGGCGAGAAAGGGGTCGTGCGACTTTTTGCGACTTCGGAGCAGTACCGCTGGCCATCGGATCTGGGCCTGCCCGAGGATCTGCTCGAGGAATTGCTGGATTTGCTGCATGAGACCAGTGGTGCCATTCTCGTTACCGGGCCTGCGGGAAGTGGGAAGACGACCACCGCCTATGCTTGTCTGCGTGAACTTCAGCGTGTGGCGGGGAATGGAAAAAGTCTGGTGACTCTCGAGGACCCGATCGAAAGTGTGCTGCCGGGAGTTTCACAGTCGCCTGTGAACCGCACGGCTGGCTTCGACTATGCCACTGGCTTACGTTCGCTGATGCGACAGGATCCGGACGTGATTCTGGTCGGTGAGATCCGGGACCGTGAGACCGCCGAAACGGTCTTTCAAGCCTGTCTGACAGGGCATCTGGTCATTTCGACCTTTCATTCGGGTCGTGCGGCCGAGTCGATCAGTCGCCTGAGTGATATGGGGATCGAACCCTATCTGGTGCGTACGGGACTGAGAGCGATCATTGGACAGAGGTTATTCCGAAGGCTTTGCGATTGCGCTGTCTGGAGTGACGTAGAGGCCGATCGTCTTGGTCTGACAACGCGGGCCGTCCGGATCCCCCAGGGGTGTTCCCGCTGTAATGGAACGGGTTACCGCGGCCGTCTGCTGCTGGCGGAACTGTTAAGGCCAGATCTGAAAGAGGTGGGGCGGGTGATATTGAACCGAGGCGATGCCACGGAAATTCAAGAGACCGCAGAGCAGCACGGATTTCTGAGCATCAATCAACGGGCCACGCACGCCGTTACAAAGGGATGGACCAGCCCCGCGGAAGTTCGTCGCGTCCTGGGCTTTCGTGATCGGTAA
- a CDS encoding pyridoxal phosphate-dependent aminotransferase: protein MTSIVLSPALQKLKPSATLAAAAKAKELKSKGIAVLDFTLGEPDFNTPANVRDAAIAAMNAGHTHYTPSGGIPELKNAVCAAYKRDYGLTFSPSQVLISNGAKHSIHNVIASLCGPGDEVIIPAPYWVSYSALVELAGATAVLVDTTEESGFCMSPEQFINAITPKTRLLMLNNPSNPTGSTYPAAQLEALARVAVEKNILVLSDEIYEKLIYPGAEFRCFASFGPDVAARTIIVSGVSKAYAMTGWRIGWTIGPVEVIKAMDNLQSQETSNPCSISQYAAVEALSGPQDSVEEMRVEFEKRRNYVMERMRPWRSRYGITFAEPGGAFYAFFNVSSCFGKKLMGGAQVQNASEFCNALLEHAHVALVTGDAFGAPGYVRLSFATSIEQIKAGLDAIEKFLNG from the coding sequence ATGACATCCATCGTCCTGTCCCCCGCGCTACAAAAATTGAAGCCCTCAGCCACTTTGGCGGCTGCCGCCAAAGCGAAGGAATTGAAGTCGAAAGGGATCGCCGTCCTCGACTTCACCTTGGGGGAACCAGACTTCAATACTCCGGCCAACGTACGCGACGCCGCCATTGCCGCAATGAATGCCGGCCACACGCATTACACCCCTTCGGGCGGGATCCCTGAATTGAAGAACGCGGTTTGCGCCGCCTACAAGCGAGACTACGGGCTGACGTTCAGCCCCAGCCAGGTTCTGATCTCAAACGGCGCTAAACATTCGATTCATAACGTCATCGCCTCGTTGTGCGGACCGGGTGACGAAGTCATCATCCCCGCCCCCTACTGGGTCAGCTACAGCGCTCTGGTCGAATTGGCTGGTGCCACAGCCGTGCTCGTCGATACGACCGAAGAGAGCGGCTTCTGCATGTCGCCTGAACAGTTCATCAATGCGATCACGCCGAAAACACGGTTGCTGATGCTGAACAATCCTTCCAACCCCACAGGTTCAACGTATCCTGCTGCCCAACTCGAGGCACTTGCGCGAGTCGCCGTTGAAAAGAACATCCTCGTCCTTTCCGACGAAATCTATGAAAAGCTGATCTATCCCGGAGCCGAATTCCGTTGCTTTGCCAGCTTCGGACCGGACGTGGCCGCTCGCACCATTATTGTCAGTGGCGTCAGTAAGGCTTACGCCATGACCGGTTGGCGAATTGGCTGGACCATCGGTCCCGTCGAAGTCATCAAGGCCATGGACAACCTGCAGAGCCAGGAAACCTCGAATCCCTGCAGCATCAGCCAGTACGCCGCCGTGGAAGCGCTGAGTGGTCCGCAAGACAGCGTTGAAGAAATGCGGGTCGAATTCGAAAAACGACGCAACTACGTCATGGAACGCATGCGACCCTGGCGGTCACGCTACGGAATCACTTTCGCCGAACCGGGCGGTGCGTTCTACGCGTTCTTCAACGTCAGTTCCTGCTTCGGCAAGAAACTGATGGGCGGAGCCCAGGTCCAGAATGCCTCAGAGTTCTGCAATGCCCTGCTCGAACACGCTCACGTCGCCCTGGTCACCGGTGACGCCTTCGGTGCCCCCGGTTACGTCCGTCTCTCGTTTGCCACCAGCATCGAACAAATCAAAGCGGGCCTGGACGCGATCGAGAAGTTCCTGAACGGCTGA